A single region of the Lycium barbarum isolate Lr01 chromosome 2, ASM1917538v2, whole genome shotgun sequence genome encodes:
- the LOC132627620 gene encoding AP-4 complex subunit mu isoform X3 → MNVDGVNYFHVKVVGLLFVATSRANLSPSLVLELLQRIARVIKDYLGVLNEDSLRKNFVLVYELLDEVVDFGYVQTTSTEILKSYIFNEPIMVDAGRLPPLGPAAMFMQGTKRMPGTAITKSVVANEPGGRKREEIFVDIIEKISITFSSSGYILTSEIDGTIQMKSYLTGNPEIRLALNEDLSIGRAGGRSVYDYGGSAGSGAVVLDDCNFHESVHLDSFDVDRTLTLVPPDGEFPVMNYRITQEFKPPFRINTLIEEAGSLKAEVILKIRAEFPSDITANTILVQMPLPAYTSRVSFELEPGAVGQTTDFKESNKRLEWSLKKVLGGSDHTLRAKLTFSQESHGNITKEAGPVSMTFTIPMHNPSRLQVKYLQIAKKSKTYNPYRWVRYVTQANSYVARI, encoded by the exons ATG AATGTGGATGGTGTGAACTACTTCCATGTGAAGGTAGTTGGTCTGCTTTTTGTCGCGACATCTAGGGCAAATTTGTCGCCTTCTCTTGTATTGGAGCTTCTGCAGAGGATTGCACGTGTAATCAAAGATTACCTCGGTGTTCTAAACGAAGATTCATTGCGGAAAAATTTTGTGCTGGTGTATGAGCTTCTTGATGAAGTTGTT GATTTTGGTTATGTGCAAACAACGTCTACAGAAATCTTAAAGTCTTACATATTTAATGAGCCAATTATGGTTGATGCTGGCCGTTTGCCGCCCCTTGGTCCTGCTGCCATGTTCATG CAGGGAACCAAAAGAATGCCAGGGACAGCAATTACTAAATCTGTTGTGGCAAATGAACCTGGGGGCAGAAAGAGGGAGGAAATATTCGTGGATATAATTGAAAAAATAAGCATTACTTTCAGTTCCAGT GGATATATATTGACTTCTGAAATTGATGGGACCATTCAAATGAAAAGCTACCTTACTGGTAATCCAGAAATTAGATTAGCTCTCAATGAGGATCTGAGCATTGGAAGGGCCGGTGGGAGATCAGTTTATG ATTATGGAGGTTCGGCTGGGTCTGGAGCAGTAGTACTGGATGATTGCAATTTCCATGAATCTGTGCACCTTGATAGTTTTGATGTGGACAGGACCTTGACTCTG GTTCCGCCGGATGGTGAATTTCCTGTCATGAATTACCGGATAACCCAGGAATTCAAGCCTCCCTTTCGTATTAATACTTTGATTGAAGAAGCTGGATCACTTAAG GCTGAAGTCATCTTGAAGATCCGTGCTGAATTTCCTTCAGACATAACTGCAAATACAATCTTGGTACAAATGCCGCTTCCTGCATATACAAGCAG AGTAAGCTTTGAGTTGGAACCTGGAGCAGTTGGTCAAACAACTGATTTTAAGGAATCCAATAAGAGGCTTGAGTGGAGTTTGAAGAAG GTTCTCGGTGGATCAGATCATACATTACGTGCCAAGCTAACATTTTCACAAGAGTCACATG GAAATATCACCAAGGAAGCTGGACCAGTGAGCATGACCTTCACAATCCCAATGCATAATCCTTCAAGGCTTCAG GTGAAATATTTACAAATCGCAAAGAAGTCAAAAACATATAATCCTTATCGGTGGGTGAGATATGTGACTCAGGCTAATTCCTATGTTGCTCGGATATGA
- the LOC132627620 gene encoding AP-4 complex subunit mu isoform X1, with protein sequence MISQFFVLSQRGDSIVIRDYRGDVPKGSAEIFFRKVKFWKEDGGEEAPPVFNVDGVNYFHVKVVGLLFVATSRANLSPSLVLELLQRIARVIKDYLGVLNEDSLRKNFVLVYELLDEVVDFGYVQTTSTEILKSYIFNEPIMVDAGRLPPLGPAAMFMQGTKRMPGTAITKSVVANEPGGRKREEIFVDIIEKISITFSSSGYILTSEIDGTIQMKSYLTGNPEIRLALNEDLSIGRAGGRSVYDYGGSAGSGAVVLDDCNFHESVHLDSFDVDRTLTLVPPDGEFPVMNYRITQEFKPPFRINTLIEEAGSLKAEVILKIRAEFPSDITANTILVQMPLPAYTSRVSFELEPGAVGQTTDFKESNKRLEWSLKKVLGGSDHTLRAKLTFSQESHGNITKEAGPVSMTFTIPMHNPSRLQVKYLQIAKKSKTYNPYRWVRYVTQANSYVARI encoded by the exons ATGATTTCTCAGTTCTTTGTGCTTTCTCAGAGAGGCGATAGCATCGTTATTCGCGATT ATCGGGGTGATGTACCGAAAGGAAGTGCAGAGATTTTCTTCCGGAAAGTAAAGTTTTGGAAAGAAGACGGTGGAGAGGAAGCACCTCCTGTATTT AATGTGGATGGTGTGAACTACTTCCATGTGAAGGTAGTTGGTCTGCTTTTTGTCGCGACATCTAGGGCAAATTTGTCGCCTTCTCTTGTATTGGAGCTTCTGCAGAGGATTGCACGTGTAATCAAAGATTACCTCGGTGTTCTAAACGAAGATTCATTGCGGAAAAATTTTGTGCTGGTGTATGAGCTTCTTGATGAAGTTGTT GATTTTGGTTATGTGCAAACAACGTCTACAGAAATCTTAAAGTCTTACATATTTAATGAGCCAATTATGGTTGATGCTGGCCGTTTGCCGCCCCTTGGTCCTGCTGCCATGTTCATG CAGGGAACCAAAAGAATGCCAGGGACAGCAATTACTAAATCTGTTGTGGCAAATGAACCTGGGGGCAGAAAGAGGGAGGAAATATTCGTGGATATAATTGAAAAAATAAGCATTACTTTCAGTTCCAGT GGATATATATTGACTTCTGAAATTGATGGGACCATTCAAATGAAAAGCTACCTTACTGGTAATCCAGAAATTAGATTAGCTCTCAATGAGGATCTGAGCATTGGAAGGGCCGGTGGGAGATCAGTTTATG ATTATGGAGGTTCGGCTGGGTCTGGAGCAGTAGTACTGGATGATTGCAATTTCCATGAATCTGTGCACCTTGATAGTTTTGATGTGGACAGGACCTTGACTCTG GTTCCGCCGGATGGTGAATTTCCTGTCATGAATTACCGGATAACCCAGGAATTCAAGCCTCCCTTTCGTATTAATACTTTGATTGAAGAAGCTGGATCACTTAAG GCTGAAGTCATCTTGAAGATCCGTGCTGAATTTCCTTCAGACATAACTGCAAATACAATCTTGGTACAAATGCCGCTTCCTGCATATACAAGCAG AGTAAGCTTTGAGTTGGAACCTGGAGCAGTTGGTCAAACAACTGATTTTAAGGAATCCAATAAGAGGCTTGAGTGGAGTTTGAAGAAG GTTCTCGGTGGATCAGATCATACATTACGTGCCAAGCTAACATTTTCACAAGAGTCACATG GAAATATCACCAAGGAAGCTGGACCAGTGAGCATGACCTTCACAATCCCAATGCATAATCCTTCAAGGCTTCAG GTGAAATATTTACAAATCGCAAAGAAGTCAAAAACATATAATCCTTATCGGTGGGTGAGATATGTGACTCAGGCTAATTCCTATGTTGCTCGGATATGA
- the LOC132627619 gene encoding AT-hook motif nuclear-localized protein 28-like: MKGEYVLEEKKDHSSSNSNKNSMFGGKLLHHHQSPQNFQQNPSHHHHHHHQQQQHNPSPNFHHPAFQLTRECQTSEEADSTTHHMSPTDRPDPLNPQPVSTVGPPQPPSSVANDGATIEVVRRPRGRPPGSKNKPKPPVIITRDAEPSMSPYILEIPIGVDIINSITKFCRKRNMGLCVLNGSGTVSNVTLRQPSTTPVSTVTFHGRFDILSISATVVQPNASVPSNNGIANGFTISLAGPQGQVVGGGVVGPLVTAGTVYLIAATFNGPSFHRLPVEEELPRNSGEGGDHQSPPNTAVSGGDSGQPPSTAAPEISMYSCHLPSDVIWAPTARQPQPPPPPPY; this comes from the exons atGAAAGGAGAATATGTactagaagaaaaaaaagatcATTCAAGTAGTAATAGTAACAAAAACAGTATGTTTGGTGGTAAACTTCTTCACCATCATCAATCTCCTCAGAACTTTCAGCAAAATCCTTCACaccatcatcaccatcatcatcaacaacaacaacataatccTTCTCCCAATTTTCACCACCCAGCTTTTCAACTAACTCGCGAATGCCAAACTTCAGAAGAAGCAGACAGTACTACTCATCACATGAGTCCTACGGACCGACCCGACCCGTTAAACCCACAACCCGTTTCCACCGTTGGGCCGCCACAGCCTCCTTCCTCCGTCGCCAACGACGGTGCTACCATCGAGGTTGTTCGCCGTCCACGTGGCCGTCCACCTGGTTCGAAGAACAAACCTAAACCGCCTGTCATCATAACACGTGATGCTGAACCTTCCATGAGCCCTTATATTCTTGAAATTCCAATTGGTGTTGATATTATCAACTCTATTACCAAATTCTGCAGAAAACGGAATATGGGTCTTTGTGTTCTCAACGGTTCAG GTACCGTATCTAACGTTACTCTGCGGCAACCATCAACGACGCCTGTTTCGACTGTTACCTTTCATGGCAGATTTGATATACTTTCCATATCAGCAACAGTAGTTCAACCAAATGCTAGTGTTCCATCAAACAATGGGATCGCAAATGGGTTCACAATTTCACTGGCAGGTCCACAAGGTCAAGTGGTGGGTGGTGGTGTAGTTGGGCCACTTGTAACAGCAGGGACAGTGTACTTAATTGCTGCAACTTTTAATGGACCATCTTTTCATAGATTGCCTGTTGAAGAAGAATTACCTAGGAATTCCGGTGAGGGCGGTGACCATCAGTCGCCGCCGAATACGGCGGTTTCCGGCGGAGATAGTGGACAACCACCGTCCACGGCGGCGCCGGAAATATCGATGTATAGTTGTCATTTGCCATCGGATGTGATTTGGGCACCTACTGCTAGACAACCACAGCCGCCACCACCACCACCTTACTGA
- the LOC132627620 gene encoding AP-4 complex subunit mu isoform X2 has product MISQFFVLSQRGDSIVIRDYRGDVPKGSAEIFFRKVKFWKEDGGEEAPPVFNVDGVNYFHVKVVGLLFVATSRANLSPSLVLELLQRIARVIKDYLGVLNEDSLRKNFVLVYELLDEVVDFGYVQTTSTEILKSYIFNEPIMVDAGRLPPLGPAAMFMGTKRMPGTAITKSVVANEPGGRKREEIFVDIIEKISITFSSSGYILTSEIDGTIQMKSYLTGNPEIRLALNEDLSIGRAGGRSVYDYGGSAGSGAVVLDDCNFHESVHLDSFDVDRTLTLVPPDGEFPVMNYRITQEFKPPFRINTLIEEAGSLKAEVILKIRAEFPSDITANTILVQMPLPAYTSRVSFELEPGAVGQTTDFKESNKRLEWSLKKVLGGSDHTLRAKLTFSQESHGNITKEAGPVSMTFTIPMHNPSRLQVKYLQIAKKSKTYNPYRWVRYVTQANSYVARI; this is encoded by the exons ATGATTTCTCAGTTCTTTGTGCTTTCTCAGAGAGGCGATAGCATCGTTATTCGCGATT ATCGGGGTGATGTACCGAAAGGAAGTGCAGAGATTTTCTTCCGGAAAGTAAAGTTTTGGAAAGAAGACGGTGGAGAGGAAGCACCTCCTGTATTT AATGTGGATGGTGTGAACTACTTCCATGTGAAGGTAGTTGGTCTGCTTTTTGTCGCGACATCTAGGGCAAATTTGTCGCCTTCTCTTGTATTGGAGCTTCTGCAGAGGATTGCACGTGTAATCAAAGATTACCTCGGTGTTCTAAACGAAGATTCATTGCGGAAAAATTTTGTGCTGGTGTATGAGCTTCTTGATGAAGTTGTT GATTTTGGTTATGTGCAAACAACGTCTACAGAAATCTTAAAGTCTTACATATTTAATGAGCCAATTATGGTTGATGCTGGCCGTTTGCCGCCCCTTGGTCCTGCTGCCATGTTCATG GGAACCAAAAGAATGCCAGGGACAGCAATTACTAAATCTGTTGTGGCAAATGAACCTGGGGGCAGAAAGAGGGAGGAAATATTCGTGGATATAATTGAAAAAATAAGCATTACTTTCAGTTCCAGT GGATATATATTGACTTCTGAAATTGATGGGACCATTCAAATGAAAAGCTACCTTACTGGTAATCCAGAAATTAGATTAGCTCTCAATGAGGATCTGAGCATTGGAAGGGCCGGTGGGAGATCAGTTTATG ATTATGGAGGTTCGGCTGGGTCTGGAGCAGTAGTACTGGATGATTGCAATTTCCATGAATCTGTGCACCTTGATAGTTTTGATGTGGACAGGACCTTGACTCTG GTTCCGCCGGATGGTGAATTTCCTGTCATGAATTACCGGATAACCCAGGAATTCAAGCCTCCCTTTCGTATTAATACTTTGATTGAAGAAGCTGGATCACTTAAG GCTGAAGTCATCTTGAAGATCCGTGCTGAATTTCCTTCAGACATAACTGCAAATACAATCTTGGTACAAATGCCGCTTCCTGCATATACAAGCAG AGTAAGCTTTGAGTTGGAACCTGGAGCAGTTGGTCAAACAACTGATTTTAAGGAATCCAATAAGAGGCTTGAGTGGAGTTTGAAGAAG GTTCTCGGTGGATCAGATCATACATTACGTGCCAAGCTAACATTTTCACAAGAGTCACATG GAAATATCACCAAGGAAGCTGGACCAGTGAGCATGACCTTCACAATCCCAATGCATAATCCTTCAAGGCTTCAG GTGAAATATTTACAAATCGCAAAGAAGTCAAAAACATATAATCCTTATCGGTGGGTGAGATATGTGACTCAGGCTAATTCCTATGTTGCTCGGATATGA
- the LOC132622994 gene encoding putative transcription factor bHLH107 produces MLSSLQGCNGFLQRQLVDHQRENGDDRYGKSTRKNKSKDAAVTHAVAERKRRERINSHLHTLKKLFPYLPKKDKPRVLTEAVTQLKELRKNIAQQLELSSLFLPNENDQVIVNYCDNEERTVKTTICCEDRPGLNRDLSSAIRLVQGRVIKAEMATVGGRTKAEMVVVLGGNKANGGEKDVVQLKRALKAVVENRALGLGNSVILGRKLGDANKWASFGGLDLGASKRA; encoded by the exons ATGTTATCTTCATTACAAGGGTGTAATGGGTTTTTGCAGCGTCAACTTGTTGATCATCAGAGGGAAAATGGTGATGATAGATATGGAAAATCAACAAggaaaaataaatcaaaagatGCAGCAGTAACACATGCCGTGGCAGAGCGTAAACGCAGAGAAAGAATCAATTCTCATCTCCATACTCTCAAGAAACTCTTCCCTTATCTTCCTAAA AAGGACAAGCCAAGAGTGCTAACAGAGGCAGTCACTCAACTAAAGGAACTAAGGAAGAATATTGCTCAACAACTCGAGTTGTCATCTTTATTTCTACCTAATGAAAATGATCAAGTAATTGTAAATTACTGTGACAATGAAGAACGAACGGTCAAAACTACTATTTGTTGTGAGGACAGACCGGGTCTGAACCGGGACTTATCGTCCGCGATTCGATTGGTTCAAGGGCGGGTGATCAAGGCGGAGATGGCCACGGTCGGGGGCCGGACCAAGGCGGAGATGGTGGTGGTGTTGGGTGGTAATAAGGCAAATGGAGGAGAAAAGGATGTGGTACAACTTAAAAGGGCTTTAAAGGCTGTTGTGGAAAATAGGGCTTTGGGCTTGGGAAATTCTGTGATATTGGGCCGAAAATTGGGTGATGCTAATAAATGGGCTTCTTTTGGTGGACTGGATTTGGGTGCTAGTAAACGGGCTTGA
- the LOC132627620 gene encoding AP-4 complex subunit mu isoform X5: MFEQLPSVRDLVDRVTWYLLLVGGGRYPLKLVEDFGYVQTTSTEILKSYIFNEPIMVDAGRLPPLGPAAMFMGTKRMPGTAITKSVVANEPGGRKREEIFVDIIEKISITFSSSGYILTSEIDGTIQMKSYLTGNPEIRLALNEDLSIGRAGGRSVYDYGGSAGSGAVVLDDCNFHESVHLDSFDVDRTLTLVPPDGEFPVMNYRITQEFKPPFRINTLIEEAGSLKAEVILKIRAEFPSDITANTILVQMPLPAYTSRVSFELEPGAVGQTTDFKESNKRLEWSLKKVLGGSDHTLRAKLTFSQESHGNITKEAGPVSMTFTIPMHNPSRLQVKYLQIAKKSKTYNPYRWVRYVTQANSYVARI, translated from the exons ATGTTTGAACAGTTACCATCTGTCCGAGacttggtggatagagttacctggtacctgttgctggtgggaggtggcaggtatcccCTGAAATTAGTTGAG GATTTTGGTTATGTGCAAACAACGTCTACAGAAATCTTAAAGTCTTACATATTTAATGAGCCAATTATGGTTGATGCTGGCCGTTTGCCGCCCCTTGGTCCTGCTGCCATGTTCATG GGAACCAAAAGAATGCCAGGGACAGCAATTACTAAATCTGTTGTGGCAAATGAACCTGGGGGCAGAAAGAGGGAGGAAATATTCGTGGATATAATTGAAAAAATAAGCATTACTTTCAGTTCCAGT GGATATATATTGACTTCTGAAATTGATGGGACCATTCAAATGAAAAGCTACCTTACTGGTAATCCAGAAATTAGATTAGCTCTCAATGAGGATCTGAGCATTGGAAGGGCCGGTGGGAGATCAGTTTATG ATTATGGAGGTTCGGCTGGGTCTGGAGCAGTAGTACTGGATGATTGCAATTTCCATGAATCTGTGCACCTTGATAGTTTTGATGTGGACAGGACCTTGACTCTG GTTCCGCCGGATGGTGAATTTCCTGTCATGAATTACCGGATAACCCAGGAATTCAAGCCTCCCTTTCGTATTAATACTTTGATTGAAGAAGCTGGATCACTTAAG GCTGAAGTCATCTTGAAGATCCGTGCTGAATTTCCTTCAGACATAACTGCAAATACAATCTTGGTACAAATGCCGCTTCCTGCATATACAAGCAG AGTAAGCTTTGAGTTGGAACCTGGAGCAGTTGGTCAAACAACTGATTTTAAGGAATCCAATAAGAGGCTTGAGTGGAGTTTGAAGAAG GTTCTCGGTGGATCAGATCATACATTACGTGCCAAGCTAACATTTTCACAAGAGTCACATG GAAATATCACCAAGGAAGCTGGACCAGTGAGCATGACCTTCACAATCCCAATGCATAATCCTTCAAGGCTTCAG GTGAAATATTTACAAATCGCAAAGAAGTCAAAAACATATAATCCTTATCGGTGGGTGAGATATGTGACTCAGGCTAATTCCTATGTTGCTCGGATATGA
- the LOC132627620 gene encoding AP-4 complex subunit mu isoform X4 — protein MFEQLPSVRDLVDRVTWYLLLVGGGRYPLKLVEDFGYVQTTSTEILKSYIFNEPIMVDAGRLPPLGPAAMFMQGTKRMPGTAITKSVVANEPGGRKREEIFVDIIEKISITFSSSGYILTSEIDGTIQMKSYLTGNPEIRLALNEDLSIGRAGGRSVYDYGGSAGSGAVVLDDCNFHESVHLDSFDVDRTLTLVPPDGEFPVMNYRITQEFKPPFRINTLIEEAGSLKAEVILKIRAEFPSDITANTILVQMPLPAYTSRVSFELEPGAVGQTTDFKESNKRLEWSLKKVLGGSDHTLRAKLTFSQESHGNITKEAGPVSMTFTIPMHNPSRLQVKYLQIAKKSKTYNPYRWVRYVTQANSYVARI, from the exons ATGTTTGAACAGTTACCATCTGTCCGAGacttggtggatagagttacctggtacctgttgctggtgggaggtggcaggtatcccCTGAAATTAGTTGAG GATTTTGGTTATGTGCAAACAACGTCTACAGAAATCTTAAAGTCTTACATATTTAATGAGCCAATTATGGTTGATGCTGGCCGTTTGCCGCCCCTTGGTCCTGCTGCCATGTTCATG CAGGGAACCAAAAGAATGCCAGGGACAGCAATTACTAAATCTGTTGTGGCAAATGAACCTGGGGGCAGAAAGAGGGAGGAAATATTCGTGGATATAATTGAAAAAATAAGCATTACTTTCAGTTCCAGT GGATATATATTGACTTCTGAAATTGATGGGACCATTCAAATGAAAAGCTACCTTACTGGTAATCCAGAAATTAGATTAGCTCTCAATGAGGATCTGAGCATTGGAAGGGCCGGTGGGAGATCAGTTTATG ATTATGGAGGTTCGGCTGGGTCTGGAGCAGTAGTACTGGATGATTGCAATTTCCATGAATCTGTGCACCTTGATAGTTTTGATGTGGACAGGACCTTGACTCTG GTTCCGCCGGATGGTGAATTTCCTGTCATGAATTACCGGATAACCCAGGAATTCAAGCCTCCCTTTCGTATTAATACTTTGATTGAAGAAGCTGGATCACTTAAG GCTGAAGTCATCTTGAAGATCCGTGCTGAATTTCCTTCAGACATAACTGCAAATACAATCTTGGTACAAATGCCGCTTCCTGCATATACAAGCAG AGTAAGCTTTGAGTTGGAACCTGGAGCAGTTGGTCAAACAACTGATTTTAAGGAATCCAATAAGAGGCTTGAGTGGAGTTTGAAGAAG GTTCTCGGTGGATCAGATCATACATTACGTGCCAAGCTAACATTTTCACAAGAGTCACATG GAAATATCACCAAGGAAGCTGGACCAGTGAGCATGACCTTCACAATCCCAATGCATAATCCTTCAAGGCTTCAG GTGAAATATTTACAAATCGCAAAGAAGTCAAAAACATATAATCCTTATCGGTGGGTGAGATATGTGACTCAGGCTAATTCCTATGTTGCTCGGATATGA